From a region of the Neobacillus niacini genome:
- a CDS encoding aminoglycoside phosphotransferase family protein — MKISSEFQEKIINAFGPAGEAWIESLEQRVETYLEKWELKSEGPVDNLSYNFVIKVTDSNGNPLILKLGVPNFDTRNEMVTLQIYNGEGCAKLLKSDPENGVMLQERLIPGKMLSAESDEMVVLENFIKVWKSIRRPVPDGTSTPSLTHWFEGLTRYRNAGGGPISLEHVQLAEEFFQQVMKTSEGPQLLHGDLHHENILYSEEKGWMAIDPKGVAGDPYFDVISFLINQLKSKPDPKSILKLRVDTISEQMELDRGRLLKAAIALGTLYACWGVEDLADWETTYQCVKWFIEFLE, encoded by the coding sequence ATGAAAATTTCTAGCGAATTCCAGGAGAAAATTATTAACGCATTTGGCCCCGCTGGAGAGGCTTGGATAGAGTCTTTAGAGCAAAGAGTCGAAACTTATCTAGAAAAATGGGAGTTGAAGAGTGAAGGGCCTGTTGATAATCTTTCTTATAATTTCGTTATAAAAGTGACGGATTCAAATGGAAATCCATTGATTTTGAAGCTAGGAGTACCAAATTTCGATACTCGTAATGAGATGGTGACGCTTCAAATCTATAATGGGGAAGGGTGTGCAAAGCTTTTAAAGTCTGACCCTGAAAATGGCGTCATGCTGCAGGAAAGACTCATCCCTGGAAAAATGCTTTCTGCTGAAAGTGATGAAATGGTTGTTTTAGAGAATTTCATAAAAGTTTGGAAGTCCATTCGCAGACCTGTACCTGATGGAACCTCTACGCCATCCCTTACACATTGGTTTGAGGGGCTAACACGCTACCGTAATGCTGGAGGTGGTCCTATTTCATTGGAGCATGTCCAGTTAGCAGAGGAGTTTTTTCAACAAGTAATGAAAACTTCGGAAGGACCCCAGCTGCTTCACGGCGATCTGCACCATGAAAATATTCTCTATTCTGAGGAAAAGGGCTGGATGGCCATTGACCCAAAAGGTGTCGCAGGCGACCCATATTTTGATGTGATTTCTTTTTTAATCAATCAATTAAAATCAAAGCCCGATCCAAAAAGCATCCTGAAACTTCGTGTCGATACCATCAGCGAACAGATGGAGCTTGATCGCGGGCGATTGCTAAAAGCTGCAATTGCACTAGGAACACTCTATGCATGCTGGGGTGTAGAGGATTTAGCGGATTGGGAAACCACCTATCAATGTGTAAAATGGTTTATTGAATTTTTAGAGTAA
- a CDS encoding DoxX family membrane protein, with the protein MFNNFLRENKISAAILTIIRLYLGYSWFTAGFHKLTGGFDASGFLKGATANPVKGPDGTMVYAWYVDFLKHFALPNIDVFNFIVPWGETLIGLGLLLGCLTTAAMFFGLVMNFSFFLAGTVSHNPTDIFLGFIILTAGYNAGRYGLDRWVVPFIRKTTKTSTTKYNAAA; encoded by the coding sequence ATGTTTAACAACTTTTTAAGAGAAAATAAAATCTCTGCAGCTATTTTAACTATTATTCGTTTATACCTTGGCTACTCTTGGTTCACAGCTGGTTTTCATAAATTAACAGGCGGCTTTGATGCTTCTGGATTCTTAAAAGGAGCCACAGCTAATCCCGTTAAAGGTCCCGATGGCACTATGGTTTATGCTTGGTATGTAGATTTCTTAAAACACTTTGCCCTTCCAAACATTGATGTCTTCAACTTCATCGTTCCTTGGGGCGAAACGTTAATCGGCTTAGGACTTCTTCTAGGATGTTTAACAACAGCAGCGATGTTCTTTGGTTTAGTAATGAACTTCAGCTTTTTCTTAGCTGGAACAGTTTCTCATAACCCAACAGACATCTTCTTAGGATTTATCATCCTAACAGCAGGCTACAATGCTGGAAGATATGGTTTAGACCGCTGGGTGGTTCCATTCATCCGCAAAACAACTAAGACTTCTACTACAAAATATAATGCAGCAGCCTAA
- a CDS encoding carbohydrate kinase family protein has product MGELLIDFFCTDVDINLIEGQNFQKQAGGAPANVCATIAKLGGTALFSGKVGNDPFGQFLKKTLDDVQVDTSMVVFDNIHPTTLAFVSLQANGGRDFVFNRGADAFLMEEEIDRDKLNEAEIHHFGSATALLSDPFQATYFHVMRNAKEQGKFISIDPNYRVDLWRNRISEFIELAKEGISLADFVKVSDEELKLITGIGNLAEGTKYLHELGAKVVAVTLGSEGTLLSNGENSEIVPSVKIKSIDSTGAGDAFVGATLFQFAKDHPTIEDFEKLKEIIYFSNKVGALVCTKVGAINAIPTLEEILSL; this is encoded by the coding sequence ATGGGTGAATTATTAATCGATTTTTTCTGTACCGATGTGGACATTAATTTAATAGAAGGGCAAAATTTTCAAAAACAGGCTGGGGGAGCGCCGGCAAATGTCTGTGCGACGATTGCGAAATTGGGAGGTACTGCTCTTTTTAGCGGAAAAGTTGGGAATGACCCATTTGGGCAATTTCTAAAGAAGACTCTTGATGACGTCCAAGTAGATACATCGATGGTTGTGTTTGATAATATTCACCCAACCACATTGGCCTTTGTATCCTTACAGGCAAACGGCGGAAGAGATTTTGTATTTAATCGCGGGGCAGATGCCTTTTTAATGGAGGAAGAAATTGATAGAGATAAGCTAAATGAGGCTGAAATTCATCATTTTGGCTCTGCCACTGCTTTATTAAGCGATCCTTTTCAAGCTACGTATTTTCATGTAATGCGCAATGCAAAGGAACAAGGTAAGTTTATTTCAATTGATCCTAATTACCGAGTAGATCTGTGGAGAAACAGAATTTCTGAATTTATCGAGTTAGCAAAAGAGGGAATCTCCTTAGCTGATTTTGTAAAAGTCAGTGATGAAGAGCTAAAACTAATTACAGGAATCGGTAATCTAGCTGAGGGAACAAAATATCTTCACGAATTAGGGGCAAAAGTAGTTGCAGTAACATTGGGAAGTGAGGGAACTTTACTGTCAAATGGGGAAAACAGTGAAATTGTCCCAAGTGTAAAAATAAAATCCATTGACTCCACCGGTGCCGGTGATGCGTTTGTTGGCGCGACCTTATTCCAATTTGCAAAAGATCACCCTACGATAGAAGACTTTGAGAAACTTAAAGAAATTATTTATTTTAGTAATAAAGTAGGTGCTTTAGTATGTACTAAGGTGGGGGCAATTAATGCAATTCCTACGTTAGAAGAAATATTATCTTTGTGA